One window from the genome of Nomascus leucogenys isolate Asia chromosome 12, Asia_NLE_v1, whole genome shotgun sequence encodes:
- the IL6R gene encoding interleukin-6 receptor subunit alpha isoform X2: MLAVGCTLLAVLLAAPGAALAPGRCPAQEVVRGVLSSLPGDSVTLTCPGVEPEDNATVHWVLRKPAAGSHPSRWAGMGRRLLLRSVQLHDSGNYSCYRAGRPAGTVHLLVDVPPEEPQLSCFRKSPLSNVVCEWGPRSTPSLTTKAVLLVRKFQNSPAEDFQEPCQYSQESQKFSCQLAVPEGDSSFYIVSMCVASSVGSKFSKTQTFQGCGILQPDPPANITVTAVVRNPRWLSVTWQDPHSWNSSFYRLRFELRYRAERSKTFTTWMVKDLQHHCVIYDAWSGLRHVVQLRAQEEFGQGEWSEWSPEAMGTPWTDRVSPRYPGWSTAVQSQLTATSASWVQAILPPQPLK; this comes from the exons ATGCTGGCCGTCGGCTGCACGCTGCTGGCTGTCCTGCTGGCCGCGCCGGGAGCGGCGCTGGCCCCAGGGCGCTGCCCTGCGCAGG AGGTGGTGAGAGGTGTGCTGAGCAGTCTTCCAGGAGACAGTGTGACTCTGACCTGCCCAGGAGTAGAGCCGGAAGACAATGCCACTGTTCACTGGGTGCTCAGGAAGCCGGCTGCAGGCTCCCACCCCAGCAGATGGGCTGGCATGGGAAGGAGGCTGCTGCTGAGGTCGGTGCAGCTCCACGACTCTGGAAACTATTCATGCTACCGGGCCGGCCGCCCAGCTGGGACTGTGCACTTGCTGGTGGATG TTCCCCCTGAGGAGCCCCAGCTCTCCTGCTTCCGGAAGAGCCCCCTCAGCAATGTTGTTTGTGAGTGGGGTCCTCGGAGCACCCCATCCCTGACGACCAAGGCTGTGCTGTTGGTGAGGAAGTT TCAGAACAGTCCGGCCGAAGACTTCCAGGAGCCGTGCCAGTATTCCCAGGAGTCCCAGAAGTTCTCCTGCCAGTTGGCAGTCCCGGAGGGAGACAGCTCTTTCTACATAGTGTCCATGTGCGTCGCCAGTAGTGTCGGGAGCAAGTTCAGCAAAACTCAAACTTTTCAGGGTTGTGGAATCT TGCAGCCTGATCCGCCTGCCAACATCACAGTCACTGCCGTGGTCAGAAACCCCCGCTGGCTCAGTGTCACCTGGCAAGACCCCCACTCCTGGAACTCATCTTTCTACAGACTACGGTTTGAGCTCAGATATCGGGCTGAACGGTCAAAGACATTCACAACATGGatg GTCAAGGACCTCCAGCATCACTGTGTCATCTACGACGCCTGGAGCGGCCTGAGGCACGTGGTGCAGCTTCGTGCCCAGGAGGAGTTCGGGCAAGGCGAGTGGAGCGAGTGGAGCCCGGAGGCCATGGGCACGCCTTGGACAG acagggtttctcctcgttacccaggatggagtacagcagtgcaatcacagctcactgcaacttctgcctcctgggttcaagcaatcctcccgcctcagcctcttaagtag